Genomic DNA from Jonesia denitrificans DSM 20603:
CATGGAAGCGCTGCGTACCCGCCTCCTTGACGGCATGGCCCAACGCGGGATCCCCCCACACGCCAGCACAGAAATCTACGAACGCCTCAAAGCCTTCGCCGACTTCGGATTCCCCGAATCCCACGCCTTCTCCTTCGCACACATCGTCTACGCCAGCGCTTACCTCAAACGCCACCACCCCGCAGCCTTCTACAGTGCACTCCTTGCCGCACAACCCATGGGTTTCTACAGCCCACAATCCCTCATGAACGACGCCCGGCGCCACGGCCTGACCATCCACCGCCCCTGCATCGCCACATCCACCATCACCGCCCATCCCACCCCCAACACCCCCCAACCACACCCACCACAACACAACCCCCACACATTCCACACACCCGCCTCAGCACGCTACGTGCCCCTGCCCACCACCCACGCCATCCAACTCGGACTGACCGACATCCACACCATCACACCCACCATCGCACAACGCATCATCACCGCCCGCACCACCACCGCTTTCACCGACATCAACGACCTTGCCTACCGTGCCGAACTCACCACCACTCAACTCGAAGCCCTCGCCGCCGCGGGAGCCCTACGCACCCTGGGAATCACACCCAGACAAGGCATCTGGGCTGCCGCAACTGCCAGCAAAAATACCCCCCACACCCTGCCCGGCCTCACCCCCCACCACATACCAGCCCTGCCCCCCATGACCGCCCACGACACCGCCCACGCCGACTACTGGTCCACCCGCATCACCCCCAACACCTACCCCACCCAACTCATCCGCCCCCACCTCACCGCACAAGGCATCCTCACCGCCCATCAAGTCAACACCCACGAACCCAACAGACGCGTCACCACCGCTGGCATCGTCACTCACCGCCAACGCCCCCCAACAGCCCACGGCATCACCTTCCTCTCCCTTGAAGACGAAACCGGCATCATCAACGTCATCTGCCCCATCACCATCTGGAACAGACACCGCACCACCGTACGCACTGCCCAAGCCCTCATTGTTCGCGGTAGAGTAGAGCACGCAGATGGGGCAACCAATCTCCTCGCAGAACACATCTCACCCCTCAACCTAGGAGTGGCCAGCACCTCACGAGACTTCCGCTGACCCCCACCCGCCCACCAACAGTCTGGACAGATGCCCGTGCTCGGACCCGTAGCGGCCTACCTGCCCACGCCGCGCAACCCCCAAGGACGACTCAACGTTGACGTCCTCCAACGCCTCACCACCCGCGCCACCCGCCACGGCGCCCACTCCATCGCGGTCCTCGGCTCCGTGGGAGGCGCCCCCTACATGCCCCGAGCCATGCGCAAAAAAACCATCCAAGCCGCAGCTGAGGTCACCACAGACACCAACACCCCACTCATCGCAGGCATCGGCGCACTGAACACCGCCGAAGTCCTCGCCAACCTCGAAGACGCCTACCACGCAGGAGCCACCGCAGCCCTCCTGCAACCCATGGCCTACCACCCACTCCTCGACACCGAAATCCACACCCTGTACGCCACCATCACCGACATCACCCCCATCCCCATCTGGATTTACAACAACCCACGCACCACCCAACACCACTTCAGCGCCCTGCAACTGGCCGACCTCGCTCACCTTCCCAACATCGGCGGATTCAAAGACCGCGCAGCCAACCCCAGCGACATCACCCACCGCATCAACCTCATCACCCGCCACACCACCCACACCACCCTCGACTTTGGTTTCTCCGGTGAAGACAAAGGCGCCGACATCCTCCTCAACAACGCCCACACCTGGCATTCCGCGCTCGCGGGGATCATGCCTGAGCTCACTCATGAGATTGCGGGCGCAGCGATGGCAGGCCGGGACGATGAGAGCGCTGCAGAGTATGCCCGGTCGTTGCAGAAGGCGTTAACCCCACTGACCGTCATTTTTGGTCAGTATGGTGGGATCCGTACTGTGCATGCGATCGCGGAACACCGGGGCATGGATTTGGGGGAGTTACCCTCACCGCTTGGGCCCATGCCAAGTGCAGCCCAAGGGCTGTTGTCGGTGGCGCTGCGGTCCTTAGAAAGAGCCCACGAGTCGTTGACGTTACGCGCGCAAACAGCAGAGACCAACGCTGTTCCGCGTGAAGGGGGACGACGCGCGGGACGAAACGTGAACACGGCCAAGGAGCCTACGCGCGCTTCGACAAGCGAATATGTTCCGCGCCGGGCCCGGTAACTCCACCACGAAGACGTGCTTGCCCTGGTGGTAGATGTGTCAATAGACGAGGGAAGGACAGTGTCGTGTCAGCTGTGCAACAGATAACAGGGTGGCCGGTGCCACATGCAGCGGCAGCTGTGATCACTCCTGATGGCGTGGTGGACACCTGGGGGCCGCAAGAGATGGTCTTTGAGTTGGCGTCGGTCACTAAGCTGTTGACGAGTGTGGCAGTGCTTGTGGCGTTGCAAGACGGTGCGCTCACTTTAACGACTGTGGCAGGCCCCCCAGGAAGTACAGTGCGGCATGTGCTTGCGCACACCGCTGGGTATGAGTTTGATACTGATGCCACCCGTGGGGCGCCGGGGGAGCGGCGCATGTATTCCAATACGGGTTTTGAGGTGCTTGCTGATGTGGTGGCTCAGCATGTGGGCCAAGATTTTCCCAGCTATGTGCGCGATGTTGTGCTCCAGCCATTGGGAATGACCCACACCGATGTGAGTGGGTCGCCGGCGGCAGGTGCACAGTCCACGGTCGCGGATTTAGCCCGGTTTGCTCACGAACTTCTTGTGCCCACGGTGTTACGGCCCGCTACTCTTGCTGCAGCCCGTACCACTCAGTTCCCTGATGTCGCTGGCCTTCTGCCTGGTTTTGGGCGGCAAACCCCCAACCCTTGGGGCTTGGGGTTTGAGGTCAAGGGGTCGAAGTCCCCGCATTGGACTGGTTCGTTGAACTCCGCACGAACGTTTGGTCATTTTGGGCAGTCAGGAACCTTCTTGTGGGTGGACCCGGACCGCCAATTGGCGTGTGTGGCGTTGACTGACCGCGCCTTTGGGCAGTGGGCGATCCACGAGTGGCCGCCGTTTTCTGATGCGGTGGTGACTGAGTTTAGTGGTGGGAACGAGCATCAAGATACGCGGGTGTAATCACGGTGTCCAACGCGAGAATAGCCCCACCTCGAAGGTAACCTTCTGAACCAAACACAGCGGAAGCGATCGCTGGGGCTCTCGTGCGGCGGACATCCATCAGCGCGTTGTCGAACGCCTGAGTAAATGCGCGTGACGCGAGCCGGCGCACGGTCAGTGCATGTCCGCTCATCACAATGACGTCTGGTGCCAGTGCGTTGGTCAGTCCTGCAAGGCCTCGTCCAAGCCCTTGGGCGATCGTGGCGAGTCCTTGACCGAGGTTGGTGCGCGCTGAGGTGAGGGTGCGGGTTTGCAAGGGACCGTGTGCGGTGATGTCCCTGACTGTTGCGTACACCCCTTCGGGATCAAGTAAACATTCATCAGAGATGGTGTGCACGTATTCTTCTGGGTCCACCGGTGGCGGGTCGCCCAGAGAGCGAGCAAGAGCGTACCCGTCGGTGACAGTTGACCAGCACCCGTAGGCGCCGCAACGACATTGGATGGTGGGGTCTCCCATGGGCAGGTGACCGTATTCGCCACCTGACCCGGTGGCCCCAGACACGACTGAACCGTGAGAGATGAAAGCGCCACCGATGGACGAGGTGATGTCGATGAGAAGGACCCCGCGATATCCGTGTGCGGCTCCTCGCCGGTGGTGGTATTCGGCCAGTGCGGACAAGGTGGCGTTATTTTCGATCATCACTGGCAGGGGAGCGAGCTGGGTGACAAGGTCAGTGAAGTCGAGGTGATCCCAGCCCAGGAATACTGGTTGTGTGTGTGTGTTTTCGGTGATTGTAGAACGCATGGAGACAACAACACACACGAGCCGGGAGCCCAGTTCATTGTGTGCGTTAGTGAGCACGTCGGTCAGTGAACGAAGGAAAATCGTGCGTGACGGGGGGATCGATTCGACCCGGTGAATGTGAGGGATCCCGTCAATGTGGGCGAACGCGAGCCGCCAATGGGTGTGGCTGACATCAATGAGTGCTACAACTGGCCCCCTGGGGTGGGGGCGCACCATCAACGAGGGGCGTCCGCGTCGTTGCGAGTGAACGGACTGCTCAAAAATCAGATTGAGGTCACGGAGTTTCGCGCACGTGTCTGTCATGGTGGACGATGACAAGGCCAGGTGATTCATGATGTCACTTCGTGTTCCCCCTGTGTCATGCGTGCGCAGGTAGCGAAGGACGCTTGTTGCGGTATCCCAACGGGTGTGCCTGGTGAAACCAGTGTCGTTCATCAGCGGCGGACCATTCCTTTGTCGGACACATGTGTGCGCTGTGAACAGCCTAAGTCACGAACACGCCATTGTGTTGTGTCAGTCACATGTTGAGGTGAAAACGTGACCAACGTTGAGGGTGAACAGCATAAAGGCCGGTTCACTGAGAACCGGCCTGAACAATATGGTGTCCGGAGGGGGACTTGAACCCCCACGCCCTAATACGGGCACTAGCACCTCAAGCTAGCGCGTCTGCCATTCCGCCACCCGGACAGGTGACTTACACTTCACAAGGATTAACGATGCTTGTGACCATCGTGGTGTCCGGAGGGGGACTTGAACCCCCACGCCCTAATACGGGCACTAGCACCTCAAGCTAGCGCGTCTGCCATTCCGCCACCCGGACAGGTGACCTGCGATCATTGGGATCGCGGCGCGGTTAACAATCTAGCACGACCAGTAGGGTTCCTGTCGAATCTGAACAGTGTGCTGTAGGTTACGTCCAGGTGTGGGTAACAATGGGGGACATGAGCGCACACATCAACGACCTTGATTCGCCATTCGCCACCGATTCCTCCCTCCCTTTTGCGTTACCCAACTTCGCTGCGTTGACCACCGCTGACTACGAACCAGCGATCAGAGCGGGCATCGCTGCAGAACTCGCAGAAATTGACGCCATCGTTGCGCAGAATGACCCACCAACCGTGTCCAATACCCTCGACGCGTTTGAAACCAGCGGGCAACTCCTTTCCCGTGTGATGAGCGTGTTCGACAACGAACTGTCATCCAACACCAACGAAGAACTCGATGACCTCGACGAACGCCTCGCCCCAGTGCTGTCAGCACACCACGACGACATCTACCTCAATGACGCTCTGTACTCCCGGTTACGGTCATTGGAAGAAATTTTGCGTCACAACGATGCTACGCACGGAACTGAACACCACACCAGCGCCGATACCGAAGCACGCTACCTGCTGTCCACAACCCTCAGAGACTTTGTGCGAGCCGGCGTGGAACTCAGTGACGACAAGAAACAACAACTGCGCACCCTCAACGAGCAAGCAAGCACCCTAGAATCAGCTTTTGGGCGCACACTGCTCGCAGGAACCAACGCCGCAGCGATCCTGGTGACCAACGAAACAGAACTTCAAGGAGTGCCCGACGACGTGCGTGCAAGTGCGGCCGCTGCTGCACGCGAACGTGGACACGACCAAGGGTGGCTCCTGGAACTACAACTACCAACCGTGCAGCCCATCCTCGCCCACGTGGCCTCCCGCACGTTACGGGAAAAAATCCACCGCGCATCGGTCAACAGGGGACTAGGCGGGGAACACGACACCCGCCAGATCTTGCTTGACCTGGTGCGAGTACGCGCCGAGATCGCCCAACTCTTAGGCTACGAGCACTGGGCAGCGTACGTGGCAGAAGACTCAACTGCCGGCACAACACCAGCGATCAACGACATGCTGACAAGTCTCGTTGCCCCCGCTGTGCGCAACGCCCGCCGCGAAGCTGAGGTGCTCACGCAGGCGTTACGCGACGAACTCCACGACGACACCGCACACCTCCAACCCTGGGACTGGACCTACCTCAGCGAAAAAGTCAGAGCACGCGACTACCAACTTGACGACGCAGCACTACGCCCCTACCTCGAACTTCACCGGGTGGTCCACCACGGTGTATTCGCTGCTGCCACACGGCTTTACGGCATCACCTTCCACCAACGCGACGACCTTAAGGGCTACCACAACGATGTCGTGGTCTACGAAGTACACAACGCCGATGGGTCACCCCTAGGACTGTTCCTCGCCGACTGGTACACCCGCGACACCAAACGCGGCGGGGCCTGGATGAACAACCTTGTTGAACAATCCTTCCTCCTGAACCACCACCCCGTTGTCGTCAACAACCTCAACATCACACCGCCACCGGCCGGGCAACCCACCTTGCTCACCTGGGATGAAGTCATCACCCTCTTCCACGAATTTGGGCACGCACTGCACGGCCTATTCGCCCAATCACACTACCCCTCCCACTCAGGTACCCAAGTGCCCCGCGACTTCGTCGAATTCCCCTCACAAGTCAACGAAATGTGGGCCTGGGACCCCGAACTCCTCCACAACTACGCCGTGCACTACCACACCGGCGAACCACTACCCCAACAATGGATCGACACCCTCATCGCCACCCGACAATTCAACGAAGGATTCGCCACCACCGAATACCTCGCCGCCGCCATCCTTGACCAAGCCTGGCACCAACGACAACCCCACGAACTGCCCACCAACCCAGCCGACGTTGAAGCATTTGAACACGCGGCCCTCACCGCCGCTGGAATACAACTAGACCTGGTGCCACCACGCTACCGTTCCACATACTTCAACCACATTTTCGCCGGCGGATACTCCGCCGGATACTACTCCTACATTTGGTCAGAAGTCCTCGACGCTGACACCGTCCAATGGTTCCACGACAACGGTGGAGCAACACGCGCCAATGGCGACCACTTCCGCACCACACTGCTCGCACCAGGCGGAAGCGCCAACTGCCTGAGCACATACCGCACCTTCCGCGGGCGTGACGCACACCGCGAACCCCTCCTGACCAGACGCGGACTACTCGACAACAACTAACCCCCAACCACCAACCCCGCGCAGGGCACCACAACACGGTGCCCTGCGCTTCGCCGTCACAACAACCACCCATCATGAGACAATGACCCACATGATGGAAGCCAGCCCCCAAGCCCTCACCGAAGTCGTCACAATCTGCCAAAACCTCCTGCGCATCGACACCTCAAACTTCGGTCACAACCAAGCACGGGGCGAACGACAAGCCGGCGAATACGTCATGGAACTCCTCACAGAAGTCGGACTCGACGCCGAACTCTACGAATCGTCACCAGGACGCACCAACGTCGTCACACGCATCCCAGGAGCCGACCCCACCCGCCCAGCTCTCGTCGTCCACGGACACCTTGACGTCGTCCCCGCCCAAGCAGACGAATGGACCGTCCCCCCATTCGCCGGAGAAATCATCGACGACATGCTCTGGGGACGCGGCGCAGTAGACATGAAAGACATGGTCGCCATGATCCTCGCCGTCACCCGCGACCTCACCCGCCACAACATCACACCACCACGCGACCTCATCATCGCAATGTTTGCCGACGAAGAAGCAGGCGGAGAATACGGAGCCCACTGGTCCGTCACCCACCGCCCCGACCTCTTCGAAGGCGCCACCGAAGCACTATCAGAAGTCGGCGGCTACTCCACCACAATCAACGGACACCGCGCCTACCTCCTCCAAACGGCAGAAAAATCCCTCGGCTGGCTCCAACTCATCGCCCACGGAACAGCCGGCCACGGATCCCAAACCATCACCGACAACGCCGTCACCCACCTCGCCAACGCCCTCACGCGCATCGCCAATCACAACTGGCAGTACCACATCACCCCCACCCTCAACGCCCTCCTCGCCGGAGTCGCCGACCTCACCGGACTGCCTTACGACCCCAACGACCCCCACACCATCGACACCCTGATCACCGCACTAGGCCCCACCGCCAAATTCGTGGCCCCCACCATCCGCAACACCGCCAACCCCACCCAACTCACCGCCGGATACAAAGCCAACGTCATCCCACGAACCGCCACCGCCGTCATCGACGCCCGATTCCTCCCCGGCCACGAAAAAGCCGGACTCGACACCCTCAAAGAACTCGCCGGACCCCACATCACCATCGACCCCATACTCATTGCCCGAGCCGTCGAATCACCCCACAACTCCAGCCTCGTTGACCACATGTCCAACGCCCTCACCCACTACGACCCCAACGCCACCGTCCTGCCCTACATGCTCTCCGGCGGAACCGACAATAAATCCCTGGCCGAACTCGGAATCACCGGCTACGGATTCGCCCCCCTCCAACTCCCCGACACCCTCGACTTTCCCGCCATGTTCCACGGAGTCGACGAACGCGTCCCCATCTCCGCCCTCCACTTCGGAGTCAACGTCCTCACCCGCCTCCTCCAACAGTGCTAACACCAACCGACAACCTCACAACCCAAAACTTCCAAACCTCGTGCAATTCCACGCCAACGGCGATAACGTTAGGTCATGACCGTTCATCCGCGTGCCGCCCTCGACCGCTTCATCGCTGCACTCGAAGCACACTATGACGCCGTCTCCCAACGGCGCGGACCCAACGACCAACTCGTCGACGACGCCTACGACGTCCTCGAAGACGCCTTCGACATCTACGACGAGTCCCTCGCCATCACATACGGTGAACTCCTTCCCTTCTCCACCATCGACGAAGACGACGACCTCGACGACGACGACGATGAGGATGACGACGACCTCGACGACGACGATGAGGATGACGACGACCTCGACGACGAGAACGACGACTAACACCACCCCCACACACAGTCCTCACCCCACCACGGCGAGGGCTTTTTCCATGCCCCAACACTTCGAGGTAATGTAACGAGCGTGAATTTCTTCGAAGCAGTCGTGATGGGCCTGATCCAAGCCCTCACAGAATTCCTCCCCGTCTCCTCATCAGCACACCTGAGAATCTTCGGAGAACTCATCGGCTCCAACGACCCAGGAGCCGCCTTCACCGCCATCACCCAAATCGGAACCGAAGCAGCAGTCCTGCTCTACTTCCGCCGCGACATCAAACGCATCTGCATCCAATGGTGGCTCTCCATACGAGGAGACCACGGAACAGACTGGCGCTCGCGGATGGGCGCTCACGATCATGATGCGGCAATGGGGTGGTACATCGGGTTGGGGTCTATCCCCATTGTGGTGTTGGGGTTGCTACTTGAAGACTGGATTGATACCTCATTTCGCAACCTGTACATCACCGCACTCATGCTCGCTGTCTTCGGTATTTTTCTGGGTCTCGCCGACAAGTACGGTCAGCATGAGCGCACCCTGAACGAACTCACTCCCAAGCATGCAGTGTTGTTTGGTTTTGCGCAGGCCATGGCCCTCATCCCTGGTGTATCACGGTCGGGGGGCACAATCACAGCTGGGCTGCTGATGGGGTACACGCGTGAGGCCGCGGCCCGCTACTCTTTTCTTCTCGCTATTCCCGCTGTCCTGGGGTCAGGTTTTTACAAACTGGCCAAAGCAGCGGCAGCTGATCCTGTCCCAGGAGCGCCTGGGGCGTTTGCCACACTTGTTGCAACCCTTGTGTCGTTCTTCGTGGGATACCTTGTCATCATTGCGTTCTTGAGGATCGTGTCCACGTTCTCCTATAAACCATTTGTTCTTTACCGTCTCGTCCTTGCCGCCGCCGTTGTGGTGTTCTTGTTGGCGGGAATTCTTCAGCCGATGGGAGTCGTCGCGTGATCACTTGGCCAGCCCCTCAAGTCCCCTCCATCCCTGGTGCACTGACTTCAGTGCGTGTGATGGATACCAGCAGTGGGCAGTTGGTTGAGACAGTTCGCCCCGGGGTGGGGGAGAGTTCCATGTATGTGTGTGGAATTACGCCCTACGACGCCACACACATCGGACACGCTGCCACTTACATCGCGTTTGACCTGTTGTATCGCGCCTGGCTCGACGCTGGTCAACGTGTGGTGTATACCTCCAACGTGACGGATGTTGATGACCCGCTACTTGAGCGGGCCACCGCCACGGGTGTGGACTGGACAGAATTAGCAACCTCTCAAATCACCTTGTTCTTTGATGACATGAGCGCTCTGGGTGTCCTGCCACCTCACACCTACCTCAGTGCGGTGGAATCCGTGCCCATGGTGATCTCCGCAACCCGCCACCTGCTCGAATCTGGGCGCGCTTATCGAGTACCCGTTCCCGCTCAGGAGCGCCCCGTCCACTCACCCGCGTACGACATTTATGCCGATGTGACCAGCGACCCTGATTTTGGCAGCATCAGTGGCTACACCTCTGAGGAACGTGTGCGTCTCTTCACTGACCGTGGTGGCGACCCCGCCACACCAGGGAAGAAAAATCCGATTGACCCCATCATGTGGAAAGCGCAACGTGAGGGGGAACCTGGGTGGGACGGCGATGATCTTGGGTGGGGCAGGCCCGGCTGGCACATTGAATGTACGACCATCGCTCACTGTGGCATTGGACGATCATGCACTGTCCAAGGTGGCGGGTCCGACCTCATCTTCCCCCACCATGAAATGTCCTCCGCGCACGCTCGAGCGCTTTTTGGGCAAGATGCGGGAGCCAGCGTCCACGCACACGCCGGGCTGATCGCCTATCAGGGTGAAAAGATGAGCAAATCCAAAGGGAATCTTGTGTTTGTGTCCCGCCTTCGCCAGGAAGGAGTCGACCCCATGGCTATCCGCCTTGCGATCCTGGCAAACCACTACCGCGACGAGTGGGAATGGACCTCCGATGTGCTCGACGCAGGGATCAAACGGCACCAGTTGTGGCTCCAGGCTATGTCCACCAACGGCGGGCCTCACCCTGGCGCGACGCTAGCAGCGATGCGTGAAGCGCTCAGTAACGACCTCGACGCGCCGCGCGCACTGGACGCCGTTGACGCTTGGGCGTACGCCACCCTTGCCGGGAACGACGAAGACCCAGGCGCCCCTGGCGTCGTGTCACGCGCTGTCAACGCGTTGCTTGGGATTCGTCTATAGCAGGCAACGCATGGCGTGAACACCCACGAGTTTAATCTGCGGGGGACTGCCCTCGCCGCCGCAA
This window encodes:
- a CDS encoding dihydrodipicolinate synthase family protein is translated as MPVLGPVAAYLPTPRNPQGRLNVDVLQRLTTRATRHGAHSIAVLGSVGGAPYMPRAMRKKTIQAAAEVTTDTNTPLIAGIGALNTAEVLANLEDAYHAGATAALLQPMAYHPLLDTEIHTLYATITDITPIPIWIYNNPRTTQHHFSALQLADLAHLPNIGGFKDRAANPSDITHRINLITRHTTHTTLDFGFSGEDKGADILLNNAHTWHSALAGIMPELTHEIAGAAMAGRDDESAAEYARSLQKALTPLTVIFGQYGGIRTVHAIAEHRGMDLGELPSPLGPMPSAAQGLLSVALRSLERAHESLTLRAQTAETNAVPREGGRRAGRNVNTAKEPTRASTSEYVPRRAR
- a CDS encoding ROK family protein translates to MNHLALSSSTMTDTCAKLRDLNLIFEQSVHSQRRGRPSLMVRPHPRGPVVALIDVSHTHWRLAFAHIDGIPHIHRVESIPPSRTIFLRSLTDVLTNAHNELGSRLVCVVVSMRSTITENTHTQPVFLGWDHLDFTDLVTQLAPLPVMIENNATLSALAEYHHRRGAAHGYRGVLLIDITSSIGGAFISHGSVVSGATGSGGEYGHLPMGDPTIQCRCGAYGCWSTVTDGYALARSLGDPPPVDPEEYVHTISDECLLDPEGVYATVRDITAHGPLQTRTLTSARTNLGQGLATIAQGLGRGLAGLTNALAPDVIVMSGHALTVRRLASRAFTQAFDNALMDVRRTRAPAIASAVFGSEGYLRGGAILALDTVITPAYLDARSHH
- a CDS encoding M20/M25/M40 family metallo-hydrolase translates to MMEASPQALTEVVTICQNLLRIDTSNFGHNQARGERQAGEYVMELLTEVGLDAELYESSPGRTNVVTRIPGADPTRPALVVHGHLDVVPAQADEWTVPPFAGEIIDDMLWGRGAVDMKDMVAMILAVTRDLTRHNITPPRDLIIAMFADEEAGGEYGAHWSVTHRPDLFEGATEALSEVGGYSTTINGHRAYLLQTAEKSLGWLQLIAHGTAGHGSQTITDNAVTHLANALTRIANHNWQYHITPTLNALLAGVADLTGLPYDPNDPHTIDTLITALGPTAKFVAPTIRNTANPTQLTAGYKANVIPRTATAVIDARFLPGHEKAGLDTLKELAGPHITIDPILIARAVESPHNSSLVDHMSNALTHYDPNATVLPYMLSGGTDNKSLAELGITGYGFAPLQLPDTLDFPAMFHGVDERVPISALHFGVNVLTRLLQQC
- the uppP gene encoding undecaprenyl-diphosphatase UppP, which gives rise to MNFFEAVVMGLIQALTEFLPVSSSAHLRIFGELIGSNDPGAAFTAITQIGTEAAVLLYFRRDIKRICIQWWLSIRGDHGTDWRSRMGAHDHDAAMGWYIGLGSIPIVVLGLLLEDWIDTSFRNLYITALMLAVFGIFLGLADKYGQHERTLNELTPKHAVLFGFAQAMALIPGVSRSGGTITAGLLMGYTREAAARYSFLLAIPAVLGSGFYKLAKAAAADPVPGAPGAFATLVATLVSFFVGYLVIIAFLRIVSTFSYKPFVLYRLVLAAAVVVFLLAGILQPMGVVA
- the mshC gene encoding cysteine--1-D-myo-inosityl 2-amino-2-deoxy-alpha-D-glucopyranoside ligase, giving the protein MITWPAPQVPSIPGALTSVRVMDTSSGQLVETVRPGVGESSMYVCGITPYDATHIGHAATYIAFDLLYRAWLDAGQRVVYTSNVTDVDDPLLERATATGVDWTELATSQITLFFDDMSALGVLPPHTYLSAVESVPMVISATRHLLESGRAYRVPVPAQERPVHSPAYDIYADVTSDPDFGSISGYTSEERVRLFTDRGGDPATPGKKNPIDPIMWKAQREGEPGWDGDDLGWGRPGWHIECTTIAHCGIGRSCTVQGGGSDLIFPHHEMSSAHARALFGQDAGASVHAHAGLIAYQGEKMSKSKGNLVFVSRLRQEGVDPMAIRLAILANHYRDEWEWTSDVLDAGIKRHQLWLQAMSTNGGPHPGATLAAMREALSNDLDAPRALDAVDAWAYATLAGNDEDPGAPGVVSRAVNALLGIRL
- a CDS encoding M3 family metallopeptidase, with the protein product MGDMSAHINDLDSPFATDSSLPFALPNFAALTTADYEPAIRAGIAAELAEIDAIVAQNDPPTVSNTLDAFETSGQLLSRVMSVFDNELSSNTNEELDDLDERLAPVLSAHHDDIYLNDALYSRLRSLEEILRHNDATHGTEHHTSADTEARYLLSTTLRDFVRAGVELSDDKKQQLRTLNEQASTLESAFGRTLLAGTNAAAILVTNETELQGVPDDVRASAAAAARERGHDQGWLLELQLPTVQPILAHVASRTLREKIHRASVNRGLGGEHDTRQILLDLVRVRAEIAQLLGYEHWAAYVAEDSTAGTTPAINDMLTSLVAPAVRNARREAEVLTQALRDELHDDTAHLQPWDWTYLSEKVRARDYQLDDAALRPYLELHRVVHHGVFAAATRLYGITFHQRDDLKGYHNDVVVYEVHNADGSPLGLFLADWYTRDTKRGGAWMNNLVEQSFLLNHHPVVVNNLNITPPPAGQPTLLTWDEVITLFHEFGHALHGLFAQSHYPSHSGTQVPRDFVEFPSQVNEMWAWDPELLHNYAVHYHTGEPLPQQWIDTLIATRQFNEGFATTEYLAAAILDQAWHQRQPHELPTNPADVEAFEHAALTAAGIQLDLVPPRYRSTYFNHIFAGGYSAGYYSYIWSEVLDADTVQWFHDNGGATRANGDHFRTTLLAPGGSANCLSTYRTFRGRDAHREPLLTRRGLLDNN
- a CDS encoding serine hydrolase domain-containing protein codes for the protein MSAVQQITGWPVPHAAAAVITPDGVVDTWGPQEMVFELASVTKLLTSVAVLVALQDGALTLTTVAGPPGSTVRHVLAHTAGYEFDTDATRGAPGERRMYSNTGFEVLADVVAQHVGQDFPSYVRDVVLQPLGMTHTDVSGSPAAGAQSTVADLARFAHELLVPTVLRPATLAAARTTQFPDVAGLLPGFGRQTPNPWGLGFEVKGSKSPHWTGSLNSARTFGHFGQSGTFLWVDPDRQLACVALTDRAFGQWAIHEWPPFSDAVVTEFSGGNEHQDTRV